Proteins from a single region of Drosophila biarmipes strain raj3 chromosome 3R, RU_DBia_V1.1, whole genome shotgun sequence:
- the LOC108023439 gene encoding UDP-glucosyltransferase 2, translated as MVHNRSLVLLLAIAMAAFMGGSQGANILGLFPSLSPSHLIIQMSAAKVLAEKGHNVTVVTVLKPVVNHKNINVIQVPLTKEESQLMSDTIGKMSKNDNSNMAVSLIRMTGQMDFMFRKNAETLMDDRVRDLYLNRDNKFDLVLSGFFMNDFQLGFARKVNAPVIVVATMPPNQMLNPLIGNPLEISYAGSNDVEQGKGATFKQRLTSYITSYAFGIFTYLSEKRNRELYKMVFGDDPSMPEYSEMLRNTSMVFFANHAASEGPIRPNVPAAIEIGGIQVKDKPDPLPQNIADFLGNATDGAILLTLGSNVKGSHIKPDTVVKMFNVLSKLKQRVIWKWEDLEKTPGKSDNILYSKWLPQDDILAHPKIKLFINHAGKGGITEAQYHGKPMLSLPVFGDQPGNAEDMVRSGFGLTLSLLTLEEQPFQEAILEILSNPQYAQKVASFSSLYRDRPMTARESVVYWTEYVIRHHGAAHLQSPLVHMNFVAAHNIDIYVLFALVLVSSILLFKAVVKFIYRRFSSRSKKEKLH; from the exons ATGGTTCACAACCGTAGTCTGGTTTTGCTCCTGGCCATAGCCATGGCTGCCTTTATGGGAGGCTCCCAGGGTGCAAACATCCTGGGTCTCTTTCCGAGCCTGAGTCCTTCGCACTTGATCATCCAAATGTCGGCGGCTAAAGTTCTGGCGGAGAAGGGCCATAATGTGACTGTGGTCACAGTGCTGAAGCCAGTCGTTAACCACAAGAATATAAACGTGATCCAGGTGCCCCTCACCAAGGAGGAGTCCCAGCTGATGAGCGACACAATTGGAAAGATGTCGAAGaacgacaacagcaacatggCTGTATCCCTCATTCGCATGACGGGGCAGATGGATTTCATGTTCAGAAAGAATGCAGAGACCCTGATGGACGATCGAGTTAGGGATCTGTACTTGAACAGGGACAACAAATTCGACCTGGTTCTCTCTGGATTCTTCATGAACGATTTCCAACTGGGATTCGCAAGGAAGGTTAATGCACCTGTCATCGTCGTGGCCACAATGCCGCCCAATCAAATGTTGAACCCACTTATTGGCAATCCCCTGGAGATCTCCTACGCGGGAAGCAACGATGTGGAGCAGGGCAAAGGAGCAACCTTCAAGCAGCGATTGACCAGCTACATTACAAGCTACGCCTTCGGGATCTTTACTTATCTCTCGGAAAAGCGTAACAGGGAATTGTACAA GATGGTTTTCGGTGACGATCCCTCCATGCCAGAGTACTCAGAAATGCTAAGAAACACATCGATGGTGTTCTTTGCCAACCATGCGGCCAGCGAAGGACCCATCCGACCCAATGTTCCTGCAGCGATAGAGATTGGCGGTATTCAAGTTAAGGACAAGCCGGATCCCCTGCCCCAAAATATTGCTGATTTCCTGGGCAATGCCACTGATGGAGCCATTCTTCTGACGCTGGGCTCTAATGTCAAGGGAAGCCACATCAAACCAGACACGGTTGTCAAGATGTTCAACGTCCTCTCGAAACTGAAGCAAAGGGTCATCTGGAAGTGGGAGGATCTGGAGAAGACCCCCGGCAAGTCGGACAACATTCTCTACTCCAAGTGGCTGCCTCAGGACGACATTCTAGCACACCCCAAAATCAAGCTGTTCATCAATCACGCCGGAAAAGGTGGCATAACTGAGGCGCAGTATCATGGAAAACCCATGCTCTCGTTGCCCGTCTTTGGAGATCAGCCCGGTAATGCGGAGGATATGGTCAGAAGTGGTTTTGGCCTCACTCTTAGTCTGCTAACCTTGGAGGAGCAGCCTTTCCAGGAGGCGATCCTTGAGATCCTGTCGAACCCACAGTATGCTCAAAAGGTGGCCTCGTTCTCCTCCCTCTACCGCGATCGCCCCATGACCGCCAGGGAGTCAGTGGTCTACTGGACGGAGTACGTGATCCGTCACCATGGAGCTGCCCATCTTCAGAGTCCTTTGGTCCACATGAACTTCGTAGCCGCCCATAATATCGACATATACGTCCTGTTTGCCCTTGTATTAGTGTCTTCGATACTGCTTTTTAAGGCTGTAGTCAAATTTATTTACAGGAGATTTTCATCGAGGTCAAAGAAGGAAAAACTTCACTAA
- the LOC108023415 gene encoding UDP-glycosyltransferase UGT5, which produces MVSKSGRIFVLAIALAAFVGGSQGANILGLFPSLSPSHVIIQLSAAKALAEKGHNVTVVTVLKPTVTHKNFNVIQVPLTKEESQQRSDAIGAISKSDNSNMILSLIRMSGQMDFMYYKMAEALKNDRVRDLYLNSDNKFDLVLSGYFMNDYQLAFARKVQAPVIVVATMPPNQLLNPLIGNPLEVSYVPSINDSVEKGKGMTFRQRLSGFATSLFFEFFSYLSERRNRYLYKDVFGDDPNLPEYSELVKNTSLVFFASHAPSEGPIRPNVPAAIEIGGIQVKDTPDPLPQNMAEFLGNATDGAILLSLGSNVKGSHIKPDTVVKMFNVLSKLKQRVIWKWEDLEKTPGKSDNILYSKWLPQDDILAHPKIKLFINHAGKGGITEAQYHGKPMLSLPVFGDQPGNADGMVKKGFGLTLSLLTLEEQPFQEAILEILSNPKYAQKVASFSSLYRDRPLTARESVVYWAEYVIRHHGAPHLQSPLVHMNFIAAHNIDLYILLAAISVTFILLLKVLVQFIYRKCTSKPKKEKKH; this is translated from the exons ATGGTTTCCAAGTCGGGTCGGATTTTTGTGCTGGCGATAGCCCTCGCTGCTTTTGTGGGTGGATCTCAAGGGGCAAACATTCTGGGTCTATTTCCCAGTCTGAGTCCCTCACATGTGATCATCCAATTGTCAGCGGCTAAAGCTCTGGCGGAGAAGGGCCACAATGTGACGGTGGTCACAGTGCTAAAGCCGACGGTTACCCACAAGAATTTCAATGTCATCCAAGTTCCTCTCACCAAGGAGGAGTCCCAGCAAAGGAGCGATGCAATCGGAGCGATTTCCAAGAGCGACAATAGCAACATGATCCTGTCCTTGATCCGCATGTCGGGACAAATGGACTTTATGTACTACAAGATGGCGGAAGCCCTCAAAAACGATCGTGTTCGTGATCTCTATCTGAATAGTGACAACAAGTTCGACCTGGTTCTCTCTGGATACTTCATGAACGACTACCAGCTTGCGTTTGCTAGGAAGGTACAGGCACCTGTCATCGTCGTGGCCACAATGCCGCCCAACCAACTGCTGAACCCCCTGATTGGCAACCCCCTGGAGGTCTCCTACGTGCCCTCCATCAACGATTCAGTGGAGAAGGGCAAGGGAATGACCTTCCGACAGCGATTGTCTGGCTTTGCTACAAGCCTCTTTTTCGAATTTTTCAGTTACCTTTCAGAAAGGCGTAACAGATATTTGTACAA GGATGTTTTCGGTGACGATCCCAACTTGCCAGAGTACTCGGAACTGGTCAAAAACACTTCGCTTGTGTTCTTTGCCTCCCACGCGCCCAGCGAAGGACCCATCCGACCCAATGTTCCTGCAGCGATAGAGATTGGCGGTATTCAAGTTAAGGACACGCCGGATCCACTGCCCCAAAATATGGCAGAGTTCTTGGGAAACGCCACAGATGGTGCGATTCTCCTCTCTCTGGGCTCCAATGTCAAGGGAAGCCACATCAAGCCAGACACGGTTGTCAAAATGTTCAACGTCCTCTCGAAACTGAAGCAAAGGGTCATCTGGAAGTGGGAGGATCTGGAGAAGACCCCCGGCAAGTCGGACAACATACTCTACTCCAAGTGGCTGCCTCAGGACGACATTCTAGCCCATCCGAAAATCAAGCTGTTCATCAATCACGCCGGAAAGGGTGGCATAACTGAGGCGCAGTATCATGGAAAACCCATGCTCTCGTTGCCCGTATTTGGAGATCAGCCTGGCAATGCTGACGGCATGGTCAAGAAGGGGTTCGGCCTCACCTTGAGCCTCCTTACTCTGGAGGAGCAGCCCTTCCAAGAGGCAATCCTAGAGATCTTGTCGAACCCGAAGTATGCCCAAAAGGTGGCCTCATTCTCCTCCCTCTACCGCGATCGCCCCCTGACGGCCAGGGAGTCAGTTGTCTACTGGGCGGAGTACGTCATCCGGCACCATGGAGCTCCGCACCTGCAGAGTCCATTGGTGCACATGAACTTCATAGCCGCCCATAACATAGATCTATATATCTTGCTTGCAGCTATTTCAGTTACTTTCATACTGCTTCTTAAGGTGCTGGTGCAGTTTATTTACAGGAAGTGCACATCGAAGCCAAAGAAGGAGAAAAAGCACTAA
- the LOC108023578 gene encoding UDP-glycosyltransferase UGT5-like: protein MVSKPSRFLLLAVAVAFISGSQSANILGIFASLSPSHLIIQMSAAKVLAEKGHNVTVVTTLKPVVTHKNITVIQVPLSQEEKRQMSDTVGKMSESDNSNLALSLLRMMGQMEFKFRRNAKTLMDDRVKDLYLNEDNKFDLVLSGYFMNDFQLGFAKKVKAPVIVVATMAPNQLVNPLIGNPLEVSYVPSISDSVEKGKGLPFKQRLTNYVSSVSLGLFQYLTERRNRKLFKEIFGDDPTIPEYSEVLKNTSLIFFASHAASEGPIRPNVPGAIEIGGIQIKDKPDPLPQNMAEFLGNATDGAILLSLGSKVQGSHLKPDTVVKMFNVLSKLKQRVIWKWEDLEKTPGQSDNILYSKWLPQDDILAHPKIKLFINHAGKGGITEAQYHGKPMLSLPVFADQPGNADAMVKKGFGLTLSLLTLEEQPFQEAILEILWNPQYAQKVASFSSLYRDRPMTARESVVYWTEYVIRHHGAAHLQSPLVHMNFISANNIDIYALFAVILVILVLILKALVKLTYRKFFTMSRKEKTN, encoded by the exons ATGGTTAGCAAGCCGAGTCGATTTCTGCTGCTGGCAGTAGCCGTCGCCTTCATAAGTGGCTCTCAGAGTGCAAATATTCTGGGCATCTTCGCGAGTCTGAGTCCCTCGCACCTGATCATCCAAATGTCGGCGGCCAAGGTTCTGGCGGAGAAAGGGCACAATGTGACTGTGGTCACAACACTAAAGCCCGTGGTGACTCATAAGAACATCACTGTGATTCAAGTCCCTCTTTCCCAGGAGGAAAAGCGGCAAATGAGCGACACAGTTGGCAAGATGTCCGAATCCGACAACAGCAACTTGGCTCTATCCCTGCTCCGAATGATGGGACAGATGGAGTTTAAGTTCAGAAGGAATGCAAAAACACTGATGGACGATCGAGTGAAGGACCTGTACCTGAATGAGGACAATAAATTCGATCTGGTTCTTTCTGGATACTTCATGAACGACTTCCAGCTGGGATTCGCTAAGAAGGTGAAGGCACCTGTCATCGTCGTGGCCACAATGGCACCCAACCAACTGGTGAACCCCCTGATCGGAAACCCCCTGGAGGTGTCCTACGTGCCCTCAATCAGTGACTCTGTGGAAAAGGGCAAGGGTTTGCCCTTCAAGCAGCGTTTGACCAACTACGTGTCCAGTGTATCCCTTGGGCTTTTTCAATACCTCACGGAGAGACGGAATCGAAAATTGTTCAA GGAAATTTTCGGAGATGATCCTACCATTCCAGAGTATTCTGAAGTTCTCAAAAACACGTCGCTCATATTCTTCGCATCCCACGCGGCCAGTGAAGGTCCCATCAGACCCAATGTCCCTGGTGCCATAGAAATTGGGGGTATTCAAATTAAGGACAAGCCGGATCCGCTTCCCCAGAATATGGCAGAGTTCCTTGGAAATGCAACTGATGGAGCTATTCTTCTGTCCCTGGGTTCCAAAGTTCAGGGTAGCCATCTCAAGCCAGACACGGTTGTCAAGATGTTCAACGTCCTCTCGAAACTGAAGCAAAGGGTCATCTGGAAGTGGGAGGATCTGGAGAAGACCCCCGGCCAGTCGGACAACATTCTCTACTCCAAGTGGCTGCCTCAGGACGACATTCTGGCCCATCCGAAAATCAAACTCTTCATTAATCACGCCGGAAAGGGTGGCATAACTGAGGCGCAGTACCATGGGAAGCCGATGCTGTCTCTGCCAGTGTTTGCAGACCAACCGGGGAATGCGGATGCCATGGTCAAAAAGGGCTTTGGCCTCACTCTTAGTCTACTAACCTTGGAGGAGCAGCCTTTCCAGGAGGCGATCCTTGAGATCCTGTGGAACCCACAGTATGCTCAAAAGGTGGCATCGTTCTCCTCCCTCTACCGCGATCGCCCCATGACCGCCAGGGAGTCAGTGGTCTACTGGACGGAGTACGTGATCCGCCACCATGGAGCTGCCCATCTTCAGAGTCCTCTGGTCCATATGAACTTCATATCCGCCAATAATATCGATATCTACGCATTATTCGCAGTCATTCTAGTTATTCTTGTACTTATTCTCAAGGCGCTTGTGAAATTAACTTACAGAAAATTCTTTACAATGTCAAGGAAGGAAAAAACTAACTGA